TGAACCTCGTATCCCTTAGCGAGCAACAGCTCAGCCAAATACGATCCATCCTGACCGGTAATACCGGTAATAAGCGCGCGCTTAGTCATAGGGTTAACCAACTTTCCTTGACAGGGCTGCCCGGTAGCTGTGGCGCGCGACCTGTCAGATTTGTGTGTTTGAAACTTCAGTTTATCGGTTCGGTGCCGGCGGCCGGCTTCGGCTTGCCTGCCCGATCCGGGCACTACTCTAAGGAACCAGGTCGTTGACGGAGATGTCCTCCCCGCGACGATCCGCGCCGGAGGTCTCTCGTTGCAGGCGGGAGGTCGGATGAGTGCTCATAGCGGACAGACGCCTGCCGCGTTGCGCCGCGCCGCCCGCTGGCTCGCGGCGGCCTACCTGGTGACGCTGGCGGCGATCGCGTTCTGGCCCTCCCCGGTTGATCGTGGTGCGCACCGTCCCATCACGTCGATCTTGACCCGCTTGCACGCTCACGGTATGCCGGGTTGGATAGATTACGGCCTTGTCGAATTCACCGCGAACATCGTTCTGTTCGTTCCGGTGGGGTTGCTCGGAGTGGTCCTGCTCGGCAGCGCTCGTTGGTGGGTGGCCGTTCTGGCGGGCTTCGCCGCCAGCGGCCTCATCGAGCTGGGCCAGCTGGTCTTTCTGCCCGCCCGCTACGCCACGGTCATGGATGTGCTCGCCAATACGTCCGGGGCCGCGCTCGGGGCACTTCTCGCGCTTCTGCTGCTCGCCGCGATCGGCTCCCGCTCTCCCACACCCGGCAAGGCCTGATCGCACCTTCCAGCCAGTCAGCGCGCGGAGGCGTTGCTGCGGCGGGTGGGGAGGCCACCGGGGACCGGGATGAGGAACAGGTTCAGCTGGCGGATGTTGCGCCGCCACTTTGCCTCCACAAGGGTGAAACCGTTCGCCCGGAGTTCCTCCACCAGTTCCCAAGTGACCACGCGGCGACGGTAGTCGTCAGTCCACCCCTGCTTCGGGTCATACACACTCACAACACGGGGCTTTGCCCGCGGGTGGCCGAATCGGGCGATGACGATCGGCGGTACAAGGTTGAGCGGGTTTGCCACGAAATGTCCTTCGGTCGTTCGGGGAGCAGGTGCGTTCCGGTGTGCGGCGACAAAACCAATCCAAGGTAGATTTTGAAATGAACGCACTGCATCCGGTGTTTTTCAGGCTAGATCACGACAAATGGGCGACTTTTCAGATCTCGATCGAAAATATCTCGTTTCGGTAACGATGCCCCGAATGGGGTACAAAGCACTACGGAAAACAGCCGATTAGAGTGAGGAATACTCTCATTCATCAGTGAACCGGGGTACGAATACAGGACCTTTCGGGACCCGTGAGAAGCAAGTTCCAGAGAGAGGGTGAGGCGTGATCGCTACCACGTCGCCCGAGAAATGTCGCGAAATCGACAACGGGCTCACCCTGGCGAG
This is a stretch of genomic DNA from Cryobacterium soli. It encodes these proteins:
- a CDS encoding VanZ family protein yields the protein MSAHSGQTPAALRRAARWLAAAYLVTLAAIAFWPSPVDRGAHRPITSILTRLHAHGMPGWIDYGLVEFTANIVLFVPVGLLGVVLLGSARWWVAVLAGFAASGLIELGQLVFLPARYATVMDVLANTSGAALGALLALLLLAAIGSRSPTPGKA